A DNA window from Luteibaculum oceani contains the following coding sequences:
- a CDS encoding protein-L-isoaspartate(D-aspartate) O-methyltransferase, whose protein sequence is MEDSYRTKGLRKRLVEELMEMGINNETVLNAVGDVPRHFFLDTAFLKFAYTNKAFPIGAGQTISHPYTVAVQSTLLEVERGDKVLEVGTGSGYQTAILCAMGIKVYSVERQRSLFLKTKKLLSKLKYDAYLTYGDGYKGISGYGPYKGIIVTCGAPEVPKSLLNQLEINGKMVIPIDKEEGVQEMTRITKIADNQYKEERFGKFRFVPMLPNRAMG, encoded by the coding sequence ATGGAAGATAGCTACCGTACCAAAGGATTGCGAAAAAGACTGGTTGAAGAATTAATGGAGATGGGAATTAACAACGAAACCGTATTAAATGCGGTAGGCGATGTTCCTCGCCATTTCTTTTTGGATACGGCTTTTTTAAAGTTTGCCTACACCAACAAAGCCTTTCCCATTGGAGCGGGCCAAACGATTTCTCATCCATATACCGTGGCGGTTCAGAGTACTTTGTTAGAGGTGGAAAGGGGGGATAAGGTATTGGAAGTTGGAACGGGTTCTGGATACCAAACGGCTATTCTCTGTGCAATGGGGATTAAGGTATATTCAGTTGAGCGCCAGCGTAGTCTTTTCTTAAAAACCAAGAAACTACTTTCTAAATTAAAGTACGACGCCTACTTAACTTATGGAGATGGGTATAAGGGGATCTCGGGATATGGCCCTTACAAAGGGATTATTGTTACCTGTGGTGCCCCAGAAGTACCAAAAAGCCTTTTAAATCAGTTAGAGATTAACGGTAAAATGGTAATCCCAATTGATAAGGAAGAGGGGGTGCAGGAAATGACTAGAATCACCAAAATCGCTGATAATCAGTACAAAGAGGAGCGATTTGGGAAATTCAGATTTGTGCCAATGTTGCCAAATCGAGCTATGGGTTAA
- a CDS encoding 3-hydroxyacyl-CoA dehydrogenase family protein has protein sequence MKNISVIGAGTMGNGIAHVFAQFGFDVTLVDISAEALDRAIQRIEKNMDRQVSKGILSEEDKAQAIGRIAKSQSIAEGVSNADLVVEAATENLDLKLKIFKDIDLNAPDHAILASNTSSISITKIASVTTRPEQVIGMHFMNPVPVMKLVEVIRGYATTDAVTETIFKLSKDLKKVPVEVNDYPGFVANRILMPMINEAIYSLYEGVAGVEEIDTVMKLGMAHPMGPLQLADFIGLDVCKSILEVLHDGFGNPKYAPCPLLVNMVTAGKLGAKSGEGFYKYTPGSKELVVAPKFSKQISVNS, from the coding sequence ATGAAGAATATCTCAGTAATTGGAGCAGGAACCATGGGAAATGGAATTGCTCACGTTTTTGCACAATTTGGGTTTGATGTTACCCTTGTAGACATTTCTGCTGAAGCTTTAGATAGAGCTATTCAGCGAATTGAAAAGAACATGGATCGCCAGGTAAGCAAAGGAATTCTTAGCGAAGAGGACAAGGCTCAAGCTATAGGACGAATTGCAAAATCTCAGAGCATTGCCGAAGGGGTTTCTAATGCCGATTTAGTAGTTGAGGCAGCTACAGAGAATTTAGATCTTAAACTTAAGATCTTTAAGGATATCGATTTAAATGCTCCCGACCATGCTATTCTTGCATCCAATACCTCATCTATCTCTATTACAAAAATTGCCTCGGTAACTACCCGCCCAGAGCAGGTAATTGGAATGCACTTTATGAATCCAGTACCCGTAATGAAGCTGGTTGAAGTAATACGTGGATACGCCACTACAGATGCTGTTACTGAAACCATCTTTAAATTATCTAAAGATCTTAAGAAAGTACCGGTTGAAGTAAATGACTACCCAGGATTTGTAGCCAACCGTATTTTAATGCCAATGATCAACGAAGCTATTTACTCTCTTTACGAAGGAGTTGCTGGTGTTGAGGAAATAGATACGGTAATGAAACTTGGTATGGCTCACCCTATGGGTCCACTACAACTTGCCGATTTTATTGGTTTAGATGTTTGCAAAAGTATCCTTGAAGTTCTTCACGATGGATTCGGAAACCCGAAATACGCCCCTTGTCCGCTACTTGTGAATATGGTTACAGCCGGAAAATTAGGAGCAAAATCTGGAGAAGGATTCTACAAATATACACCTGGATCGAAAGAACTAGTAGTAGCGCCTAAGTTTTCAAAACAAATTTCGGTAAATAGTTAA
- a CDS encoding CUB domain-containing protein has protein sequence MKFVKSLLSCLFLFTAVLLYGQPTYNMGNFTVSDCEGILLDSEVGNADNPTGYDHNENYTFTICVPGASSVTITFELFELEKASSGNVKLDILSIYQGPDRTGPLIGEYTGDQNPGTITITGECVTIHFVSDASVNAEGWRMRWVFDPPDPVPPTLAPIPNVTCESTSVTLQFDRGIVCNQINTQNFNLSGPTGSIASVTGVGCSAPDDTTSTVIVNFDRPLDESGRYTVTCDVVYFDMCGRPFQFTLSQTFDIVDCPLDVEILGDTIFCEGDCVDLFADVTGGDFNNYQYTWQPAGPNNAVNRVCPTDSITTYIVTVTDGNSIPSSDTIVITRIPRPTMPANFSICRFDADTFLSATPTGGFWSGPGMNAQGRFRPPAAGAGTRTVAYTAPNGCPNTMDITVHPIQTPWLVAVCVNTDSVLINGTPAGGTWTGDPQITSTGYFSSTAGTGDFVVTYTEPNFGCQKTTTVRVVDSITVPTRDSIIVCVNQAPFDLQFAPAGGYWQGPGVNWGGRFNPGNAGPGKHVLWYTINGCVDTTTVEVFDINAGVDTVICPSTNAFALTGGNPANGIWSGTGVTANIDSSVFTFNTPQFAGKDTNIFIYYTLGGCTDARIFYLRETRVDNSIISVCDYDSIAVIPTASLNPSPANGVWFGTDFSNDTLDIRNKPTGSYYVYYEFQNNGCLDSVEVQIRPKPSASTPAVYDTICPREVDFDLTGTPAGGVWRGIGIKDPSAGTFSPTQIGFSGVFESIYSLGGCEDTTRVVVRVPVLNISGLAPVYCFEQGRVVNLIGTPSPGTFYGPGVNPSNNTFEPGVAGSGDHYIKYVYGSGACEYVDSTLVTVEPPIQIDSLVYADSICFGASTSIEAFVSGGRGLQSTYKLDWEPTDFGGSSRFNIRVTLEETTTYRLIVRDKALNYCSYADTAYATITVNPKITYDAYPGPTVCFGDTNTMDLYGTSVNPLSFTWARRNQDSVATANFRGPAGTYAVRVRDLATGCYVDSVLYLPQYPYLEANIIKVPSQECISILDPTIHIVNATVGATGGSWDMGDTSGVKPFFAGENFSHTYTDTGVYQIKLYVYNGGGLCVDSASVTQCIEKISKIFLSNTFTPNGDTDNDTWPTGGYNEHGNWVPLGYDIVDFEYMIFDRWGRLVFNSEDTPGPWNGNYLNRTVDPVKPGVYTYVATVHFDKFNIQQITGTVTLLR, from the coding sequence ATGAAGTTCGTTAAAAGCCTATTAAGTTGTCTTTTCTTATTTACCGCCGTGTTATTGTATGGTCAGCCTACATACAACATGGGGAACTTCACGGTTTCTGATTGTGAGGGAATTTTGCTGGATAGTGAAGTTGGAAATGCCGATAACCCAACTGGGTACGACCATAACGAAAATTACACCTTTACGATTTGTGTTCCAGGTGCCAGTAGTGTTACCATTACTTTTGAGCTTTTTGAGCTAGAAAAAGCATCCTCCGGTAATGTAAAACTCGATATTCTTAGTATTTATCAAGGTCCTGATAGAACGGGGCCACTTATTGGAGAATATACGGGTGACCAAAATCCAGGAACCATTACCATTACTGGAGAATGTGTAACCATCCATTTTGTTTCTGATGCCAGTGTAAATGCCGAAGGTTGGCGAATGCGTTGGGTTTTCGACCCGCCAGATCCGGTACCTCCTACCTTAGCACCGATTCCAAATGTCACCTGTGAAAGTACCTCGGTTACCCTACAATTCGATCGAGGAATCGTTTGTAACCAAATCAATACCCAAAACTTTAATTTATCTGGTCCCACGGGAAGCATAGCAAGCGTAACAGGCGTGGGTTGTTCCGCACCCGATGATACAACCAGTACAGTAATTGTGAATTTTGACCGACCCCTGGACGAATCGGGAAGATATACCGTAACCTGCGATGTCGTTTACTTCGATATGTGTGGTAGGCCCTTTCAATTTACCCTTTCGCAAACTTTCGATATTGTAGACTGTCCTCTAGATGTAGAAATTCTGGGAGACACCATTTTTTGCGAAGGTGATTGCGTAGATCTTTTCGCCGATGTTACTGGAGGAGACTTTAATAACTATCAATATACCTGGCAGCCCGCAGGCCCAAATAATGCTGTTAACCGCGTTTGCCCTACCGATAGCATAACTACATACATAGTAACGGTTACCGATGGAAACTCCATTCCAAGCTCGGACACTATTGTTATTACTCGTATACCTAGACCAACTATGCCCGCAAATTTTTCCATTTGCAGATTTGATGCCGATACATTTTTATCTGCCACCCCTACAGGCGGATTTTGGTCGGGACCAGGAATGAACGCCCAGGGAAGGTTTAGACCCCCAGCCGCTGGGGCTGGAACAAGAACGGTGGCCTACACAGCACCCAATGGTTGTCCAAATACCATGGACATTACCGTACACCCTATTCAAACGCCCTGGTTAGTTGCGGTATGTGTAAATACAGATTCTGTACTTATTAACGGTACTCCCGCAGGAGGAACATGGACAGGGGATCCTCAAATTACAAGCACAGGCTATTTTAGCTCAACAGCCGGTACTGGAGATTTTGTGGTTACCTACACCGAACCCAATTTTGGTTGTCAAAAAACAACAACGGTACGCGTTGTAGATAGTATTACTGTCCCAACACGAGACTCAATAATTGTGTGTGTAAACCAGGCTCCTTTCGATTTACAATTTGCTCCTGCTGGTGGTTATTGGCAAGGACCAGGAGTAAACTGGGGAGGAAGATTTAATCCCGGAAATGCAGGCCCTGGAAAACATGTTCTTTGGTATACGATTAATGGCTGTGTCGACACAACAACGGTTGAAGTTTTCGATATCAATGCCGGGGTCGACACCGTAATTTGCCCGTCGACCAACGCTTTTGCATTAACAGGAGGTAATCCAGCTAATGGAATTTGGTCTGGAACCGGTGTCACCGCAAACATAGATTCTTCGGTATTCACCTTTAACACCCCTCAGTTTGCAGGTAAAGACACCAATATCTTCATCTATTACACCCTTGGTGGATGTACCGATGCTCGCATTTTCTACCTACGAGAAACAAGAGTTGACAACAGTATAATATCGGTTTGTGATTACGACAGTATCGCCGTTATTCCTACAGCAAGTTTAAACCCCAGCCCAGCAAATGGAGTTTGGTTTGGAACGGATTTTTCAAATGACACCCTTGATATAAGAAACAAACCTACTGGAAGCTATTATGTGTATTACGAATTTCAGAATAACGGATGTTTAGATTCTGTGGAGGTGCAAATACGCCCTAAGCCTTCGGCCTCCACCCCTGCTGTTTACGACACCATTTGCCCAAGGGAAGTGGATTTTGACCTCACCGGAACACCCGCAGGAGGTGTTTGGAGAGGTATTGGTATTAAAGATCCTTCAGCGGGCACCTTTAGTCCTACCCAAATTGGGTTTAGCGGAGTTTTTGAATCCATTTACTCCCTGGGGGGCTGTGAGGACACAACACGGGTTGTAGTTAGGGTACCTGTCCTTAATATTTCTGGATTAGCCCCGGTTTATTGTTTTGAACAAGGGCGGGTGGTTAATTTAATTGGAACGCCCTCTCCAGGAACTTTCTACGGACCTGGGGTTAATCCAAGCAACAACACCTTTGAACCCGGTGTAGCCGGAAGTGGAGACCATTACATTAAATATGTATATGGATCGGGAGCTTGTGAGTATGTAGATTCTACTCTGGTTACTGTAGAGCCCCCTATCCAAATAGATTCTTTGGTTTATGCCGATAGTATTTGTTTCGGTGCTTCTACGTCAATTGAGGCCTTTGTTTCTGGAGGAAGAGGCCTTCAATCTACCTACAAACTAGACTGGGAGCCAACTGATTTTGGGGGAAGTTCTAGATTTAACATCAGAGTAACGCTCGAAGAAACTACTACCTACCGACTAATTGTAAGAGACAAAGCGTTAAACTACTGTTCTTACGCTGATACGGCTTACGCTACGATTACAGTAAATCCAAAAATAACATACGACGCCTACCCTGGCCCGACTGTTTGCTTTGGAGACACTAACACCATGGATTTATACGGAACCTCTGTTAATCCACTTTCGTTTACCTGGGCAAGAAGAAATCAAGATAGCGTTGCAACCGCCAATTTTAGAGGTCCAGCAGGCACATATGCCGTGCGGGTAAGAGACCTTGCTACAGGTTGCTATGTTGATTCGGTGCTATACCTACCTCAATACCCGTATTTAGAAGCTAATATCATCAAAGTTCCAAGTCAGGAATGTATTTCCATACTAGACCCTACCATCCACATTGTTAATGCAACGGTAGGGGCAACAGGAGGAAGTTGGGATATGGGAGACACATCGGGAGTTAAACCCTTTTTTGCTGGAGAAAACTTTTCGCATACCTATACCGATACGGGGGTTTATCAAATTAAACTCTATGTCTATAATGGTGGAGGATTATGTGTCGATTCTGCATCGGTTACTCAGTGCATTGAGAAAATTTCGAAAATCTTTCTCTCTAACACCTTTACTCCAAATGGAGATACCGATAATGATACATGGCCAACCGGAGGATATAATGAACATGGAAATTGGGTTCCCCTTGGCTACGACATTGTAGATTTTGAATACATGATTTTTGATCGTTGGGGAAGATTAGTCTTTAACTCAGAAGATACCCCTGGACCCTGGAATGGAAACTATCTAAACCGAACGGTAGACCCCGTAAAACCAGGTGTATACACCTACGTTGCTACGGTGCATTTTGATAAGTTCAACATTCAACAGATTACGGGAACGGTAACTCTGTTACGTTAA
- a CDS encoding sugar transferase: MNRSLQITKYVVADILAAGLAWTLFFLYRKTKIEGVSIDHISSLTVDKNFLLALGIIPVFWVGLYAVAGMYNKIYRRHRLKELSQVLWYSLIGVTILFFVFILDDQIPNYKSYYKSYFFLLTAHFICSFLLRFILTNRTVKKIFSRQIGFNTLVIGGGKIAWETIQEIESIKNYPGYIFKGYISVNGKDRALTEKGMQHLGELDALRSTIDALNIEEVLIAIESSEHKNIGKILTKLEDIDINIKIIPDMYDIMAGSVKMTSIFGTPLIEVNPEIMSSWEFAVKRTFDIVVSAIALILLSPLYLALAVLIKLSSKGPIFFTQERIGIHKKPFRIIKYRTMYTDAEKKGPQLSSKYDPRITPIGRLLRRTRLDEIPQFWNVLKGEMSIVGPRPERQFYIDKITERAPHFMHLLKVKPGITSWGQVKYGYAENVDQMIQRLKYDLLYIENMSLALDIKILFYTVLIILKGAGK, from the coding sequence ATGAATAGAAGCTTACAAATTACCAAGTACGTTGTAGCCGATATTCTAGCTGCTGGTCTTGCGTGGACCCTTTTTTTCCTATACAGAAAAACTAAAATTGAAGGGGTTTCCATTGACCATATTTCTAGCCTCACCGTAGATAAAAACTTCTTATTGGCCCTGGGCATTATCCCTGTTTTTTGGGTAGGATTGTACGCTGTAGCGGGGATGTACAATAAAATCTATCGAAGGCACCGTTTAAAAGAACTTTCACAGGTATTATGGTACAGTTTAATTGGGGTAACGATTTTGTTCTTCGTTTTTATTCTCGATGACCAAATTCCCAATTATAAATCCTACTACAAGTCCTACTTTTTCCTCCTTACCGCCCATTTTATTTGTAGTTTTTTACTTCGTTTTATCCTTACCAACCGAACGGTTAAGAAAATATTCAGCCGACAAATTGGATTTAACACCCTGGTAATTGGTGGTGGAAAAATTGCGTGGGAAACGATACAGGAAATAGAATCTATTAAAAACTACCCTGGATATATCTTTAAAGGATACATTTCGGTTAATGGTAAAGACAGAGCGCTTACAGAAAAGGGCATGCAGCACTTGGGCGAACTCGATGCCCTAAGAAGCACAATCGATGCCCTAAACATCGAAGAAGTTTTAATTGCCATTGAATCCTCCGAACACAAGAATATTGGTAAGATTCTTACAAAACTTGAGGATATAGATATCAACATTAAAATCATTCCCGACATGTACGATATTATGGCGGGATCGGTTAAAATGACTAGCATTTTCGGGACGCCCCTTATTGAGGTAAACCCCGAAATAATGTCGAGTTGGGAGTTTGCAGTAAAGCGTACTTTTGATATTGTGGTATCTGCCATTGCACTTATCCTGCTTTCTCCACTTTATCTAGCCCTGGCCGTACTTATAAAACTATCCTCTAAAGGCCCAATATTTTTTACTCAGGAGCGCATTGGAATACATAAAAAGCCTTTTCGCATTATTAAATACCGCACCATGTATACCGATGCGGAGAAAAAAGGCCCGCAGTTATCCAGTAAATACGACCCGAGAATTACCCCCATTGGTCGCTTATTAAGAAGGACACGCTTGGATGAAATACCTCAATTTTGGAACGTTTTAAAAGGTGAAATGTCCATAGTGGGCCCGAGACCAGAGCGCCAGTTTTACATAGACAAAATAACAGAAAGAGCGCCCCACTTTATGCACCTCTTAAAGGTGAAACCAGGCATTACCTCTTGGGGACAGGTAAAATATGGCTACGCAGAAAACGTAGACCAAATGATACAACGTCTTAAATACGATTTGCTATACATAGAAAACATGTCCTTAGCTTTGGACATTAAGATCTTATTTTATACAGTATTAATCATCCTAAAAGGAGCAGGTAAATAA
- a CDS encoding SDR family NAD(P)-dependent oxidoreductase produces MQQTALITGASSGLGAETARQFHSLGFQIFGTSRKAETGAFKESIHWIQLDLTCNESIATCTDYIQQNISGPLTIVHNAGIGALGAALDFNREQFQNILEANLLGVVHFNSLLKNYIVKNRVKLLFVSSLAGTYGLNYRAPYAASKHALEGYVKSMRMELIPFHIYPSVIAPGDILTNIAESRTEVQPDENALWQSNYKSTVDIINSEVNHGVAAEKVAKKIISVANLAKPKAKYIVGKPLQRISYLLHKFLPYSVFEKLLLNHYSK; encoded by the coding sequence ATGCAACAAACAGCCCTCATTACAGGAGCCTCCTCCGGCTTAGGAGCTGAAACAGCAAGACAATTTCATTCACTAGGGTTTCAAATATTTGGAACCAGTAGAAAAGCTGAAACTGGAGCATTTAAAGAAAGTATTCATTGGATTCAACTCGATTTAACGTGCAATGAAAGCATTGCTACCTGCACAGATTATATTCAACAAAACATTTCTGGCCCCCTAACCATCGTACACAACGCTGGTATAGGAGCCCTGGGGGCAGCATTGGATTTTAATCGTGAACAATTCCAAAATATACTGGAAGCCAACTTATTAGGTGTTGTTCACTTCAATTCACTTCTAAAAAATTACATTGTTAAAAATCGGGTAAAACTTCTTTTTGTAAGCTCTTTAGCAGGGACTTACGGGTTGAATTATCGTGCACCTTATGCGGCCTCTAAACACGCTTTAGAAGGATATGTAAAATCCATGCGCATGGAGCTTATTCCATTCCATATTTATCCGAGTGTAATAGCTCCTGGTGATATATTAACCAACATTGCGGAATCTAGAACTGAAGTACAGCCGGATGAGAATGCCTTGTGGCAATCGAATTACAAAAGCACAGTGGACATTATAAATTCGGAGGTAAACCACGGAGTTGCTGCCGAAAAAGTGGCGAAAAAGATTATTTCCGTTGCCAACTTAGCTAAACCAAAAGCCAAATACATTGTGGGAAAACCTCTGCAAAGAATTTCCTACTTACTACATAAATTCCTTCCCTACTCGGTTTTCGAGAAACTATTGTTAAATCACTACAGCAAATAA
- a CDS encoding L-threonylcarbamoyladenylate synthase codes for MFLSIHPENPEPRKIAQAVEILKQGGVIIYPTDAVYVIGCSLFDHKAVQKVAQLKGIKPEKANFTLMCEDLSHISEYTKPISTATFRVMKDKLPGPFTFILEANNEVPRIFRSKKKTVGIRVPDNKITQTLIRELGNPLISTSVHNEDEILEYISDPSLIADDWEDRVDLIIDGGMSGLEATTIIDCSGAEPEVIREGKGSID; via the coding sequence ATGTTTTTAAGCATTCACCCTGAAAATCCTGAGCCAAGAAAAATTGCTCAGGCCGTAGAGATTTTAAAGCAAGGTGGGGTTATTATTTATCCCACCGATGCGGTTTATGTTATTGGATGTAGCCTTTTCGATCACAAGGCCGTGCAAAAAGTTGCGCAATTAAAAGGTATCAAGCCCGAAAAGGCCAACTTCACTCTAATGTGTGAGGATTTAAGCCACATTTCGGAATACACCAAACCCATTTCTACCGCTACTTTTAGGGTGATGAAAGATAAACTTCCTGGGCCTTTTACTTTTATTCTTGAAGCTAACAACGAGGTTCCTCGAATCTTTAGAAGCAAGAAAAAAACGGTTGGGATAAGAGTTCCAGACAACAAGATTACTCAAACCCTAATCAGAGAATTAGGTAATCCTCTTATTTCTACTTCCGTTCATAACGAAGATGAAATCTTAGAGTACATAAGTGACCCAAGCTTAATAGCAGATGATTGGGAAGACCGGGTTGATTTGATTATTGATGGAGGAATGAGTGGTCTAGAAGCAACCACTATTATAGATTGTAGCGGAGCAGAACCCGAAGTAATTCGAGAGGGAAAGGGAAGTATCGACTAG
- a CDS encoding Gfo/Idh/MocA family protein codes for MRIGVLGCGHLGKIHIQQILELKQWELVGFYDPNPEVAKIVSDKFGVKNFSNIDELVDACDAIDIVTPTLSHYDCAKKAIRKSKHVFIEKPITNTVSEAKELIELAKEAGVKVQVGHVERFNPAFRAVVDKITAPKFIETHRLAEFNPRGTDVSVVLDLMIHDLDIILSVVKSTVRRVSASGVAVLSDSPDIANARIEFNNGCVANVTASRISLKNMRKSRFFQQDAYISVDFLEKKAESVSMKDIDENTSEFSITLDPGGNKKPKEILFDQPDVEPRNAIRDELDSFFEAIASNKRPVVSIEDGTNALELAHTILEKMDANAKIIANQE; via the coding sequence ATGCGGATTGGAGTCTTGGGTTGTGGACATTTGGGTAAAATTCATATTCAACAAATACTAGAGTTAAAACAGTGGGAATTGGTTGGTTTTTACGACCCCAACCCAGAAGTAGCCAAAATAGTATCAGATAAATTCGGAGTTAAAAATTTCTCCAACATCGATGAGCTTGTAGATGCTTGCGATGCCATTGATATTGTAACTCCTACCCTTTCGCATTACGACTGTGCCAAAAAAGCCATTCGTAAATCCAAGCACGTATTTATTGAAAAACCTATTACAAACACAGTTTCCGAAGCAAAAGAGCTAATTGAACTCGCCAAGGAAGCTGGAGTTAAAGTACAAGTGGGTCATGTGGAAAGGTTTAACCCCGCGTTTAGAGCTGTGGTGGATAAAATTACCGCTCCCAAATTTATAGAAACACATCGCCTAGCCGAGTTTAACCCCCGCGGTACAGATGTTAGTGTAGTGCTCGATTTAATGATTCACGACCTGGACATTATATTAAGCGTAGTGAAATCTACCGTACGTAGGGTTTCTGCAAGTGGTGTAGCTGTATTAAGCGACTCTCCAGATATTGCAAATGCGAGAATAGAATTCAATAATGGCTGCGTAGCCAATGTTACCGCCTCAAGAATTTCCTTGAAAAACATGCGCAAATCAAGATTCTTTCAACAAGATGCCTACATATCGGTGGATTTCCTGGAAAAGAAAGCTGAATCGGTTTCTATGAAGGATATTGATGAAAACACTTCGGAGTTCTCTATCACCCTGGATCCAGGTGGAAACAAAAAACCTAAAGAAATTCTTTTCGATCAACCAGATGTGGAACCAAGAAACGCTATCAGAGATGAATTAGATAGCTTTTTCGAAGCTATTGCATCCAACAAGCGTCCTGTTGTTTCCATAGAAGATGGCACCAATGCTTTAGAATTAGCTCATACCATTTTAGAAAAGATGGATGCTAACGCAAAGATTATAGCCAACCAAGAATAA
- the fsa gene encoding fructose-6-phosphate aldolase yields MKFFIDTANLEQIKEANDLGILDGVTTNPSLMAKEGIKGEEAVKNHYKAICEVVDGDISAEVISTDYEGIIKEGEELAALHPNIVVKVPMIKDGVKAIKYFSDKGIRTNCTLIFSAGQALLAAKAGASYVSPFIGRLDDISTDGLQLIEQIRVIFDNYGFQTEILAASVRHPMHIIDCAQIGADVMTGPLSAIVALLKHPLTDIGLEKFLEDHKKNNA; encoded by the coding sequence ATGAAGTTCTTTATCGACACAGCGAATCTAGAGCAAATTAAAGAGGCTAACGACCTTGGGATTTTAGACGGAGTAACTACCAACCCGTCGTTAATGGCTAAAGAGGGAATCAAGGGCGAGGAAGCCGTTAAAAATCACTACAAAGCGATATGCGAAGTAGTAGATGGAGACATTTCTGCCGAGGTTATTTCTACAGACTACGAAGGAATTATCAAAGAAGGAGAAGAATTAGCTGCATTACACCCTAACATTGTTGTAAAAGTTCCAATGATTAAAGACGGAGTAAAAGCGATAAAATACTTCTCTGATAAAGGAATTCGCACCAACTGTACTTTAATTTTCTCTGCTGGTCAAGCACTTTTAGCAGCTAAAGCTGGAGCTAGCTACGTTTCTCCTTTTATTGGAAGATTGGATGACATCTCAACAGATGGACTTCAACTGATAGAGCAAATTCGTGTGATTTTTGATAACTACGGATTCCAGACTGAGATTTTAGCCGCTTCTGTTCGTCACCCAATGCACATTATCGACTGTGCTCAAATTGGTGCCGATGTAATGACAGGTCCTCTTTCTGCAATTGTTGCGCTACTTAAGCACCCATTAACAGACATAGGATTAGAGAAGTTTTTAGAGGATCACAAGAAAAATAATGCTTAA
- a CDS encoding outer membrane beta-barrel protein: MKKVLLSAAIALTSVAVMGQSLVSKKGEPILPQSLDYAVGFDAVPLFNSLKFNDASATIGAASPVSQFTFFGKRFDSENSACRFTVMLSANTSKTEDYRSSTENPDEFTNRNFDLMVGFGHEFRRGNTRVQGYWGVEGLAGIGTSRSEADYADRDGLTDGTYDTDVRQGTEFTLAARGFMGVEYFFAPKMSLGLEYGLTAALSTQGFGEAESFDVAGGTATNNDTRDIGTKSTSFGLNTNLSGGRVVMMFHF, from the coding sequence ATGAAAAAAGTATTACTAAGTGCAGCGATTGCTCTAACTTCAGTTGCTGTAATGGGACAAAGTCTTGTTTCAAAAAAGGGAGAGCCTATCCTTCCACAATCTCTAGATTATGCTGTTGGATTTGACGCTGTACCTTTATTTAATTCTTTAAAGTTCAACGACGCTTCTGCTACAATCGGAGCGGCATCTCCAGTTTCTCAATTTACTTTCTTCGGAAAGCGTTTCGATTCAGAAAACTCGGCTTGTCGTTTTACAGTAATGTTGTCTGCAAATACGTCTAAAACTGAAGATTACAGAAGCAGCACGGAAAATCCAGATGAGTTTACAAACAGAAACTTCGACCTAATGGTAGGATTTGGTCACGAGTTTAGAAGAGGAAATACTCGTGTTCAAGGTTACTGGGGAGTTGAAGGTTTAGCTGGAATCGGAACTTCTAGATCTGAAGCTGATTACGCTGATAGAGATGGATTAACTGATGGTACTTACGACACTGATGTAAGACAAGGTACTGAGTTTACTCTTGCTGCAAGAGGTTTTATGGGTGTTGAGTACTTCTTCGCTCCAAAAATGAGCTTAGGACTTGAGTACGGTTTAACTGCTGCTCTTTCCACTCAAGGATTTGGAGAAGCTGAGTCTTTTGATGTTGCTGGTGGTACTGCTACTAACAACGATACAAGAGATATCGGAACTAAGTCTACTTCTTTTGGTTTAAACACTAACCTAAGCGGTGGTAGAGTTGTTATGATGTTCCACTTCTAA